The following are encoded together in the Gemmatimonadaceae bacterium genome:
- a CDS encoding PqqD family protein, whose product MLPVANPNVIYKALLDGEAVLFSTEEEVYFGLNEVGARVWELLPPATNSLEELCAALSVQYPDADPAMIRADVTELIEELSRHRLVIAHGSERTDEQSDETPSQTGRTESARVG is encoded by the coding sequence ATGCTTCCGGTTGCGAACCCGAACGTCATTTATAAGGCGTTGCTCGACGGCGAAGCCGTTCTTTTTTCAACCGAGGAAGAGGTGTACTTCGGTCTGAACGAGGTTGGAGCGCGGGTGTGGGAACTCTTGCCGCCAGCCACCAACTCCCTCGAAGAACTGTGTGCGGCGCTGTCCGTGCAGTACCCGGATGCCGATCCGGCCATGATTCGTGCGGATGTGACGGAGCTCATAGAGGAGCTTTCACGCCATCGGCTAGTCATCGCGCACGGCAGCGAGCGGACGGATGAGCAGAGTGACGAGACTCCTTCACAAACTGGCCGCACTGAGTCCGCGCGAGTGGGTTGA
- a CDS encoding DPP IV N-terminal domain-containing protein, with translation MRPSARLLLASLVLAPPAALSQQTATTTATVTSADYARAEKFLAWNTAPLISGATVRVAWLPGDKFWYRNSTAQGYEFVLVDAQHHTRTRAFDQDRVAAALSAAAGRAYDAWHLPITRLEFSADGRSITFETDDAHRTFTCDVAGHRCTPQPAQPDLRDDVVSPDGKLAAFIRNDNLWVRDLATGTDRQLTTDGVKDFGYATDNAGWTKSDRPVLAWSADSKKIATFQQDQRGVGEMYLVETRVGHPVLEQWKYPLPGDSVIPTIQRVIIDLNGPRVIRLQMPPDQHRSTTCDHILCGRKFADVEWSGDASHLAFVSTSRDHKHETLRVADAATGAVRDVLQESVPTFYESGYNAENWRVLDTLKQVIWYSERDNWGNLYLYDLASGSLVKQITTGPGNVLQVLRVDQKDKTIYFTSAGREPGTDPYFVQVYRIRLDGTHLQLLTPENADHEVSMSPDGRFFVDSWSTPEVPPKTVLRDENGRTVMPLETADISRLVAAGWKPPIPITVTARDGKTDLYGLLFRPTKFDSTKKYPIINHIYPGPQVGSVGSRFFSASRGDAQSLAELGFVVVEIDAMGTPMRSHSFHAAYYGNMGDNGLPDQIAAMKQLAQRYSWIDLDRAGIYGHSGGGYATADAMLRYPDFFKVGVSEAGNHDNREYEDDWGEKWQGLLVKKPDGTSNYDDQANENMAANLKGKLLIAYGTTDNNVPPYNSLLLVNELIKHNKDFDLIALPNRRHGFGNEPYMIRRRWDYFVRYLLGAEPPAGYEVHGPRPGAPLF, from the coding sequence ATGCGTCCTAGCGCACGACTCCTGCTCGCCTCGCTCGTTCTCGCGCCGCCTGCCGCCCTTTCACAGCAGACCGCAACAACCACGGCGACGGTCACTTCCGCCGATTACGCCCGCGCCGAAAAATTTCTGGCGTGGAACACGGCGCCGCTCATCTCGGGGGCAACGGTGCGCGTCGCGTGGCTTCCAGGGGACAAATTCTGGTACCGTAACTCCACGGCGCAGGGTTACGAGTTCGTGCTGGTCGACGCCCAGCATCACACGCGGACGCGCGCGTTCGATCAAGATCGCGTCGCCGCGGCGCTCTCGGCTGCCGCCGGACGCGCCTACGACGCATGGCACCTGCCAATCACACGTCTCGAGTTCTCGGCGGATGGCCGCTCGATCACCTTTGAGACCGACGATGCGCATCGCACCTTCACGTGCGACGTCGCAGGCCACCGGTGCACGCCGCAACCGGCCCAGCCTGATCTCCGCGACGACGTCGTATCTCCCGACGGCAAGCTGGCGGCGTTCATACGCAACGACAATCTGTGGGTGCGCGATCTCGCGACGGGAACGGACCGGCAGCTCACCACCGATGGCGTCAAGGATTTCGGCTACGCGACCGACAACGCCGGTTGGACCAAGAGCGACCGGCCCGTTCTTGCATGGTCAGCCGACTCGAAGAAAATCGCCACGTTCCAGCAGGACCAGCGCGGTGTCGGTGAGATGTACCTGGTCGAGACGCGTGTCGGTCACCCAGTGCTCGAGCAATGGAAGTATCCGCTGCCGGGCGACAGCGTGATCCCGACCATTCAGCGTGTGATCATCGATCTCAATGGCCCGCGCGTCATCCGCCTGCAGATGCCGCCCGACCAACATCGGTCGACGACCTGCGATCACATCCTCTGCGGGCGGAAATTCGCGGATGTCGAGTGGAGCGGCGACGCGTCGCACCTGGCGTTCGTGTCGACGTCGCGCGATCACAAGCACGAGACGCTGCGCGTTGCCGATGCAGCCACCGGCGCCGTGCGCGATGTGCTGCAGGAGTCGGTGCCCACCTTCTACGAATCGGGCTACAACGCCGAAAACTGGCGCGTCCTCGACACGCTCAAGCAGGTGATCTGGTACTCGGAGCGCGACAACTGGGGCAATCTGTACTTGTACGACCTCGCGTCGGGATCGTTAGTCAAGCAAATCACGACCGGACCCGGCAACGTGCTGCAGGTCCTTCGAGTCGACCAGAAGGACAAGACCATCTACTTCACCAGCGCGGGACGCGAGCCAGGGACCGATCCGTATTTCGTGCAGGTGTACCGGATTCGCCTGGATGGCACTCATCTCCAGTTGCTCACGCCGGAGAACGCCGACCACGAGGTGTCGATGTCGCCCGATGGCCGGTTCTTTGTCGACAGTTGGTCGACGCCCGAAGTGCCGCCAAAGACGGTGCTGCGCGACGAGAACGGCCGCACGGTGATGCCGCTCGAGACGGCCGACATCTCGCGCCTCGTGGCCGCCGGTTGGAAGCCGCCCATCCCGATCACGGTGACAGCCCGCGACGGGAAGACCGATCTGTACGGCTTGCTGTTCCGCCCAACGAAGTTCGATTCGACGAAGAAGTATCCGATCATCAATCACATCTACCCCGGACCGCAGGTGGGCAGCGTCGGCTCCCGCTTCTTCTCGGCGTCGCGAGGCGATGCGCAATCGTTGGCAGAGTTGGGCTTCGTGGTGGTGGAGATCGACGCGATGGGCACGCCGATGCGCTCGCACTCATTCCACGCCGCGTATTACGGAAACATGGGCGACAACGGACTGCCCGATCAGATCGCGGCGATGAAGCAGCTCGCCCAACGCTATTCGTGGATCGACCTCGACCGCGCGGGCATCTACGGCCATTCGGGCGGCGGCTACGCGACCGCCGATGCAATGCTGCGGTATCCGGATTTCTTCAAGGTGGGCGTGTCGGAGGCAGGCAACCACGACAACCGCGAATACGAGGACGACTGGGGCGAGAAGTGGCAGGGGTTGTTGGTGAAGAAGCCGGACGGCACGAGCAACTACGACGACCAGGCGAACGAGAACATGGCGGCGAACCTGAAGGGCAAGCTCTTGATCGCCTACGGCACTACCGACAACAACGTACCGCCGTACAACTCGCTGCTCCTGGTGAACGAGTTGATCAAGCACAACAAGGATTTCGACCTGATCGCGCTGCCTAACCGGCGCCACGGCTTCGGGAACGAGCCCTACATGATCCGGCGACGCTGGGACTATTTCGTCCGCTACCTGTTGGGCGCGGAGCCGCCGGCCGGCTACGAGGTGCACGGCCCCAGGCCCGGAGCGCCGTTGTTCTAG
- the rpsG gene encoding 30S ribosomal protein S7: MSRRQKSIKRPVLADARYDSQTVSKFINTLMLQGKKSTAEHIFYGAMDLVESRTGQPGVNVFKQALQNLKPVVEVKSRRVGGATYQVPVEVRPERRTALAMRWLMQFSRDRNEKSMAEKLAAEVVAASKGEGNAMKKKDDTHRMAEANKAFAHYRW, translated from the coding sequence GCGCGCTACGATAGCCAGACCGTTTCGAAGTTCATCAACACGCTCATGCTGCAGGGGAAGAAGTCGACGGCGGAGCATATTTTTTATGGCGCGATGGACCTCGTAGAATCGCGCACGGGCCAGCCGGGCGTGAACGTGTTCAAGCAAGCCTTGCAGAACTTGAAGCCGGTGGTCGAAGTGAAGAGTCGTCGCGTCGGCGGCGCGACGTATCAGGTACCGGTCGAAGTGCGTCCCGAGCGTCGCACCGCGTTGGCGATGCGCTGGCTGATGCAGTTCTCGCGCGATCGCAACGAAAAGTCGATGGCCGAGAAGCTGGCAGCCGAGGTGGTGGCGGCGTCCAAGGGCGAAGGCAATGCGATGAAGAAGAAGGACGACACGCACCGCATGGCCGAAGCAAACAAGGCCTTCGCGCACTATCGCTGGTAA